In one Cronobacter dublinensis subsp. dublinensis LMG 23823 genomic region, the following are encoded:
- a CDS encoding glutathione S-transferase family protein, with the protein MLKILGKKTSINVRKVLWTCEEAGVDYLQEDYGSGFAPTQTAAFKALNPNALVPVLIDEGFVLWESNSICRYVARKACRNDLLPGEPQAAASVEHWMDWQATEFNNAWRYVFPALARKNPAYNDENAIAQGIIAWNQCIEIVEQQLRATGAWMTGETFTLADIVIGLSVNRWKMTPFTHPDVPAIDAWFARLNRRPAFLRHGNNGMV; encoded by the coding sequence TCTGGACGTGTGAAGAGGCGGGTGTTGATTATCTGCAGGAAGATTACGGCAGCGGCTTTGCCCCGACGCAGACCGCCGCGTTTAAGGCGCTCAACCCGAATGCGCTGGTGCCGGTGCTTATCGATGAGGGGTTCGTGTTGTGGGAGTCTAATTCGATTTGTCGCTACGTGGCGCGTAAGGCTTGCCGGAACGATCTTCTCCCTGGCGAACCGCAGGCTGCGGCGAGCGTGGAACACTGGATGGACTGGCAGGCGACGGAGTTCAACAACGCGTGGCGCTATGTGTTTCCTGCGCTGGCGCGTAAAAACCCGGCGTATAACGATGAAAACGCCATCGCTCAGGGCATTATCGCCTGGAACCAGTGTATTGAAATTGTTGAACAGCAACTGCGCGCTACCGGTGCGTGGATGACCGGAGAGACCTTTACGCTTGCCGATATTGTCATCGGGTTATCCGTTAACCGCTGGAAAATGACGCCCTTTACCCACCCTGACGTCCCCGCCATTGACGCCTGGTTTGCCAGGCTCAACCGGCGGCCCGCCTTTTTGCGTCACGGGAATAACGGAATGGTATAA
- a CDS encoding TetR/AcrR family transcriptional regulator: protein MSDTRTRTRLSREERNTQLMTVAWEIIREEGTEALTLGRLAERAGVTKPVVYDHFTSRSGLLAALYREYDVRQTRKLDEAIARTAPELTPLATVIADAYIECVLLQGREMPNVMAALSGTPELEKLRQEYAFEFTAKCRALFAPFRAQGALRDAALWSMFGAAEGLSWAVAIGAIDASAAKAELRDAIVGMVERA from the coding sequence ATGTCCGATACCCGCACGCGCACGCGGCTCAGCCGCGAGGAGCGCAATACCCAATTAATGACGGTTGCCTGGGAAATTATTCGCGAGGAGGGCACCGAGGCGCTGACGCTCGGCAGGCTCGCGGAGCGGGCGGGCGTCACCAAACCGGTGGTATACGATCATTTCACCAGCCGCTCCGGCCTGCTGGCGGCGCTCTATCGCGAGTATGACGTGCGCCAGACCCGCAAACTGGACGAGGCGATTGCGCGCACCGCGCCAGAGCTGACGCCGCTTGCGACTGTTATTGCCGATGCGTACATCGAGTGCGTGCTGTTGCAGGGCCGTGAAATGCCAAACGTGATGGCGGCGCTCTCCGGCACGCCGGAGCTGGAAAAACTGCGCCAGGAGTACGCCTTTGAGTTTACCGCCAAATGCCGCGCGCTGTTCGCGCCGTTTCGCGCGCAGGGGGCGCTGCGCGACGCCGCGCTGTGGTCGATGTTCGGTGCCGCCGAAGGGCTTTCGTGGGCGGTCGCTATCGGCGCGATTGACGCCAGCGCGGCGAAAGCGGAATTGCGCGACGCGATAGTCGGCATGGTGGAGAGAGCGTAA